The following proteins are encoded in a genomic region of Acetobacter oryzoeni:
- a CDS encoding ribonuclease D, protein MTSAPSEGAITLHRNDLPDNVTFSGSVAVDTETMGLNPHRDRLCLVQLSAGDGTAHLVQIIPTSLGGKGYDCPNLKRVLADPSITKIMHFARFDVAILQHALGITVSPVVCTKIAARLVRTFTDRHGLAALCRDMLGVELSKQQQTSDWGALELKPEQLAYAASDVLYLHALWDKMSTLLEREGRRELAQACYDFLPARARLDLLGYEDPDIFSHRA, encoded by the coding sequence ATGACCTCTGCCCCATCCGAAGGTGCCATTACACTGCACCGGAACGATCTTCCAGACAACGTGACCTTTAGTGGGTCCGTGGCCGTGGATACGGAAACAATGGGCCTGAACCCGCACCGGGACAGACTATGCCTTGTGCAGCTTTCTGCCGGTGATGGCACGGCACATCTGGTGCAGATCATCCCCACCTCCCTTGGTGGCAAAGGGTATGATTGCCCCAACCTCAAGCGTGTTCTGGCCGATCCTTCCATTACCAAGATCATGCATTTTGCACGGTTTGACGTGGCCATTCTGCAGCACGCGCTGGGCATTACCGTAAGCCCGGTGGTGTGCACCAAAATTGCCGCCCGCCTTGTGCGCACCTTTACAGACCGCCACGGCCTTGCCGCCCTGTGCCGCGACATGCTGGGTGTGGAACTGAGCAAACAGCAGCAGACATCAGACTGGGGTGCGCTGGAACTCAAGCCCGAACAGTTGGCTTATGCGGCATCTGATGTGCTGTATCTGCACGCATTGTGGGATAAAATGTCCACCCTGCTGGAGCGTGAAGGCCGGCGTGAACTGGCACAGGCATGCTATGACTTCCTGCCCGCCCGCGCCCGGCTTGATCTGCTTGGGTATGAAGACCCGGATATTTTCTCTCACCGCGCGTAA
- a CDS encoding KpsF/GutQ family sugar-phosphate isomerase has translation MNMSTHISSQASSFPGVEAADVVRTERAGLDALAEALENPVGLGGSFAEAVEIILALPGRVVVTGIGKSGHIARKVQATLASTGTPAVFVHPAEASHGDLGMVQKGDAVLAFSNSGETTELGDIAAHARRTGLPLLAVTSRAHSTLASAATVALTLPSLPESCPMGLAPTTSTLTQLAFGDALAVALLRQRGFTATDFGTYHPGGRLGARLRTVRELMRTDNAMPLATPNTPMRDVIVEMTHKALGCVAILGENGTLAGLITDGDLRRALDHDLTTTLAKDVMNDSPLTIGPGIFASEALRLMNERKRPITSLFVLDDERKPLGVVHVHDLIRAGVG, from the coding sequence ATGAACATGTCCACCCATATCAGCTCGCAGGCTTCCTCTTTCCCCGGCGTAGAGGCGGCTGACGTTGTGCGCACAGAACGTGCAGGGCTGGATGCGCTGGCAGAGGCGCTGGAAAACCCCGTAGGGTTGGGCGGTTCCTTTGCCGAGGCGGTAGAAATTATTCTGGCGCTGCCGGGCCGTGTGGTTGTAACCGGCATTGGCAAATCCGGCCATATTGCCCGCAAGGTGCAGGCCACACTGGCCAGCACCGGCACGCCCGCCGTATTTGTGCACCCGGCAGAAGCATCCCATGGTGATCTGGGGATGGTGCAGAAAGGTGATGCCGTTCTGGCTTTCTCCAATTCCGGGGAAACCACGGAACTGGGAGACATTGCCGCCCATGCCCGCCGCACGGGCCTGCCGCTTTTAGCTGTAACAAGCCGTGCCCATTCCACCTTGGCTTCTGCGGCCACGGTGGCGCTTACGCTGCCATCTTTGCCGGAATCCTGCCCCATGGGGCTGGCCCCCACCACCAGCACCCTCACCCAGCTTGCGTTTGGTGATGCCTTGGCCGTGGCCCTGCTGCGCCAGCGCGGTTTTACCGCCACAGATTTTGGCACCTACCACCCCGGCGGTCGCCTTGGCGCCCGCCTGCGCACCGTGCGGGAACTGATGCGCACAGATAACGCCATGCCACTGGCCACCCCCAACACCCCCATGCGGGACGTTATTGTGGAAATGACGCACAAGGCGCTAGGATGCGTGGCCATTCTGGGCGAGAATGGTACCTTGGCGGGGCTGATCACGGATGGTGACCTGCGCCGCGCGCTTGATCACGACCTGACGACCACGCTGGCGAAAGATGTCATGAACGATTCACCGCTCACCATAGGGCCGGGTATTTTTGCTTCTGAAGCCCTGCGGCTGATGAACGAGCGCAAAAGGCCCATTACATCCCTGTTTGTGTTGGATGATGAGCGCAAACCCTTAGGCGTTGTGCATGTGCATGACCTGATCCGAGCCGGGGTTGGATGA
- the gmk gene encoding guanylate kinase has translation MAHNAQGKHNGAERRRGVCLVISAPSGAGKSTIANALRASEPALKHSVSVTTRQPRPGEKEGVHYHFRTMEDFERMAANGELLEWATVFGRGYGTPRAPVEAALAAGHDMVFDIDWQGHQQIRRALPDDVVSLFVLPPSLEELERRLRGRASDHPDEIARRMAAARDEISHWREFDHVIINTDLDRAITEARAVLVAARLQTRRRTGLLDFVASFGA, from the coding sequence ATGGCGCACAACGCACAGGGTAAGCATAACGGAGCAGAACGGCGGCGCGGTGTGTGCCTGGTTATTTCTGCGCCATCCGGGGCGGGTAAGTCCACCATTGCCAATGCACTGCGTGCTTCCGAGCCAGCGCTCAAGCACTCGGTTTCCGTGACCACCCGCCAGCCAAGGCCGGGGGAAAAGGAAGGCGTGCATTACCACTTCCGCACCATGGAAGATTTTGAGCGCATGGCCGCAAATGGTGAGTTGCTGGAGTGGGCCACCGTGTTTGGCCGTGGGTACGGCACGCCCCGCGCCCCGGTGGAAGCCGCATTGGCTGCCGGGCACGATATGGTGTTTGACATAGACTGGCAGGGCCACCAGCAAATCCGCCGCGCATTGCCTGATGATGTGGTAAGCCTGTTTGTGCTGCCGCCATCATTAGAGGAACTGGAACGCCGCCTGCGTGGCCGTGCATCAGACCACCCCGATGAAATTGCCCGCCGCATGGCCGCCGCGCGGGATGAAATCTCGCATTGGCGGGAGTTTGACCACGTGATTATCAATACGGATCTGGACCGCGCCATTACAGAAGCCCGCGCCGTGCTGGTGGCGGCACGCCTGCAAACCCGCCGGCGCACGGGGCTGTTGGATTTTGTTGCCAGCTTTGGAGCCTGA
- a CDS encoding SDR family NAD(P)-dependent oxidoreductase, whose product MKHDTVLITGASSGLGQTLAQTLARPGRTLYLGGRNVQRLEETAKACISRGAAVHLHLGDVADRTAMEAWIRSTNGLDLVLACAGITGGTRKPQTPDGAPYEPAAQIYRIFETDMMGVLNTVLPALDVMQHQPRGTDGMRGRICAISSVAGVVSYPGTPSYSAAKAAVDRFIVATGGDAKKAGILLSSVVCGFLDTPMVAKNAFPMPGLTDVNSACRRILRGLSRNERRITFPLWLVAGSRFMDLLPIRLAEFYYNNQPSGAAGSMPEPDLS is encoded by the coding sequence ATGAAGCATGATACCGTTCTGATTACTGGCGCATCCTCCGGCCTTGGGCAAACATTGGCCCAGACGCTGGCCCGGCCTGGGCGCACCCTGTATTTGGGCGGGCGCAACGTACAACGGCTGGAAGAAACGGCCAAAGCCTGCATTAGCCGGGGTGCGGCGGTGCATTTGCACCTTGGTGATGTGGCAGACCGTACCGCAATGGAGGCCTGGATACGCAGCACAAACGGGCTGGATCTGGTTTTGGCCTGTGCAGGCATAACGGGCGGCACCCGCAAGCCGCAAACGCCCGATGGCGCACCGTATGAACCTGCGGCACAGATTTATCGTATTTTTGAAACAGACATGATGGGCGTGCTCAACACCGTGCTGCCTGCGCTGGATGTTATGCAACATCAACCCCGTGGGACAGATGGCATGCGTGGGCGTATTTGCGCCATTTCTTCCGTTGCGGGCGTGGTGTCTTACCCCGGCACACCCTCTTATTCCGCGGCCAAGGCGGCGGTGGACAGATTTATAGTGGCCACCGGGGGAGATGCCAAAAAGGCTGGTATTTTATTAAGCTCCGTTGTGTGTGGGTTTTTGGATACCCCTATGGTGGCCAAAAACGCCTTCCCCATGCCGGGACTCACAGATGTTAACAGCGCCTGCCGCCGCATTTTGCGTGGGCTAAGCCGGAACGAGCGGCGCATTACCTTTCCGCTATGGTTAGTAGCGGGCTCCCGCTTTATGGACCTGCTGCCCATCCGGCTGGCAGAGTTCTATTACAACAATCAGCCCTCTGGGGCTGCTGGGTCCATGCCCGAACCTGATCTTTCATGA
- the lptC gene encoding LPS export ABC transporter periplasmic protein LptC: MTSPEDKRPQRADFARSEETIRRQRERLAPSAQLRKLPDAAKLARRRTMLRWAKWVLPATALLLLATIAVWPEVDRLLSANQTTIKELAKVKIESGNLIGATYRGVDEHNRPFMITADSAHQVNDNRMDLIHPKADLLTQGGSWLLVESEKGVYMQHAQILDLTGEVTLYRDDGLMMHSPVADIDVKRGIIASDSWVRAEGPFGSLDAKGYLLAQHEGIAQFRGPGQLILNDDHHSDSAPKGKAS; encoded by the coding sequence ATGACCAGCCCGGAAGACAAACGCCCGCAACGGGCCGATTTTGCCCGCTCGGAAGAAACCATCCGCCGCCAGCGTGAACGGCTTGCGCCCTCCGCCCAGTTGCGCAAACTGCCGGATGCCGCCAAGCTGGCACGCCGCCGCACCATGCTGCGCTGGGCCAAATGGGTGCTGCCCGCCACGGCCCTGCTGCTGCTGGCCACCATTGCCGTATGGCCAGAAGTAGACCGGCTGCTAAGCGCCAACCAGACCACCATTAAGGAACTGGCCAAGGTTAAGATTGAAAGCGGCAACCTGATAGGCGCCACGTATCGCGGGGTGGATGAACACAACCGCCCGTTCATGATTACGGCAGACAGTGCGCATCAGGTAAACGACAACCGGATGGATCTGATACACCCCAAGGCCGATTTGCTGACACAGGGCGGAAGCTGGCTTTTGGTTGAATCGGAAAAAGGCGTTTACATGCAGCACGCACAGATTCTCGACCTGACCGGAGAAGTCACCCTGTACCGCGATGATGGCCTGATGATGCACAGCCCCGTAGCCGATATTGATGTTAAACGCGGCATTATTGCCTCCGATTCATGGGTGCGGGCAGAAGGGCCTTTTGGCTCGCTTGATGCCAAGGGCTATCTGCTGGCCCAGCATGAGGGCATTGCCCAGTTCCGCGGCCCCGGCCAGTTGATTCTGAATGATGATCACCACAGTGATTCAGCCCCCAAAGGCAAGGCTTCCTGA
- a CDS encoding purine-cytosine permease family protein — translation MIQSPPSAPQTGGLMEDLSAASVREPVPAALKTMPTDRVFWSHFSPNLGPGGWVTGALLTGMGLDFRTGVAAIIIGNIIGALPVALAAAIGPKTGLTQMEASRRALGQKGLRPPAFLNWIYCVGWDAVNNVPAATALIALLLLAGLSMPFWLALGILASIQMVASIYGHHVVQALQKYLGTVLLVVFTLIGIVFALKGQAPLAAHHAVSFSTFLLATGVLVSFNLSWASYSSDYTRYLPANTSPKKVVLLALAGLLGSAIPFQILGLISAGSVAEASPTAVIASLQQAMGPLGAVALGAIALSSITGNSFNDNTASYSLISAGLHVPRIAAAILTASLGYVLAVAGAGRYTTLYTDYLLVTMYWIAPWIGIVLADWYFGDRTVHPIPPGWTRGATIFAVTSVLTIALFSTSSLYTGPVARWLGGADIGYYVGFFAAAFWYALGMPRRTSS, via the coding sequence ATGATACAATCACCCCCTTCAGCCCCCCAGACCGGTGGCCTGATGGAGGATCTTTCCGCCGCATCTGTAAGAGAGCCCGTTCCGGCAGCGCTTAAAACCATGCCAACAGACCGGGTGTTCTGGAGCCATTTTTCCCCCAACCTTGGCCCCGGCGGTTGGGTAACAGGCGCATTGCTTACGGGCATGGGGCTGGATTTTCGCACAGGGGTGGCCGCCATTATTATTGGCAACATTATAGGCGCGCTGCCCGTAGCCCTTGCTGCCGCCATTGGCCCCAAAACCGGGCTGACACAAATGGAGGCCTCTCGCCGCGCATTGGGGCAAAAAGGCCTGCGCCCTCCGGCGTTTCTCAACTGGATTTATTGTGTGGGGTGGGATGCCGTAAATAACGTGCCCGCCGCCACGGCCCTTATAGCGCTGCTGCTTTTGGCCGGGCTTTCCATGCCCTTCTGGCTGGCTTTGGGCATACTGGCCAGTATTCAGATGGTGGCCTCCATTTATGGGCACCATGTGGTGCAGGCCTTGCAGAAATATCTGGGCACCGTACTGCTGGTGGTGTTCACGCTTATTGGCATTGTGTTTGCGCTAAAAGGGCAGGCCCCGCTGGCCGCGCATCATGCTGTCAGCTTTTCCACCTTTTTGCTGGCAACGGGTGTGCTGGTCAGCTTCAATCTGTCCTGGGCCTCGTATTCCTCAGATTACACGCGGTATCTGCCTGCCAATACCAGCCCCAAAAAGGTGGTGTTGCTGGCTTTGGCCGGGCTTTTGGGTTCGGCCATTCCATTCCAGATTCTGGGGCTTATTTCTGCCGGGTCTGTGGCAGAGGCCTCACCCACGGCGGTTATTGCCTCGCTCCAGCAGGCTATGGGCCCGCTTGGTGCCGTAGCCCTTGGGGCCATTGCGCTTTCATCCATTACCGGCAATTCGTTTAACGATAACACCGCCAGTTACAGCCTTATTTCTGCCGGGCTGCATGTACCCCGCATTGCGGCGGCCATTCTTACAGCCAGCCTTGGCTATGTGCTGGCTGTGGCCGGTGCGGGCCGCTACACTACGCTTTATACAGACTACCTGCTGGTAACCATGTACTGGATTGCCCCGTGGATCGGCATTGTGCTGGCAGACTGGTATTTTGGAGACCGCACAGTGCACCCCATTCCACCGGGCTGGACACGCGGCGCCACTATTTTTGCCGTAACATCCGTGCTGACCATTGCGCTGTTTTCAACCAGCAGCCTGTATACCGGCCCCGTAGCCCGTTGGCTGGGCGGGGCCGATATTGGGTATTACGTGGGCTTTTTTGCTGCGGCTTTCTGGTATGCGCTGGGCATGCCCCGGCGCACCAGTTCGTAA
- a CDS encoding AGE family epimerase/isomerase produces MTGHDLPGAENLPLVAVRNRFARWLFEDALPFWASTGCDGTASNPAALGAQECLTLQGAPAQPPFKRVRVQARQLFVFSWAALKGWQPATQRAESIFRFLLNAHRPDGGWVKLLARDGAVLDDSADLYDIAFVLFALAWYGRVDSTGQAVELARQTLAWLGQAMALPNGGFMNTRPANNAWRQQNPHMHLLEAVLALHETTGDAADLAQVHALYALFSQHFMDERTGTLGEYFGSDWQPAAGPEGQWCEPGHHFEWVWLLQAYARQSGVDTTAQAARLYRFAHEYGVDAQTALVRDAVARNGQLLKPTFRLWVQGEALRGALCHDPQDKAGWAMRMASNLLDRYFTGCPTGTWVDQLDAQGAPAASQIPTSSLYHIVTAYDALDQAARACVPSA; encoded by the coding sequence ATGACGGGGCATGATCTGCCCGGCGCAGAAAACCTGCCGCTTGTGGCTGTGCGCAACCGCTTTGCGCGTTGGCTGTTTGAGGATGCCTTGCCTTTCTGGGCCAGTACAGGGTGCGATGGCACAGCCTCAAACCCGGCGGCCTTGGGGGCGCAGGAGTGTCTGACGCTACAGGGCGCACCAGCACAGCCACCGTTCAAGCGCGTAAGGGTGCAGGCGCGGCAGCTTTTTGTGTTTTCATGGGCGGCCTTAAAAGGCTGGCAGCCCGCAACGCAACGGGCGGAAAGTATTTTCAGGTTTCTGCTCAACGCCCATAGGCCAGATGGCGGATGGGTTAAGCTGCTGGCGCGTGATGGCGCTGTGCTGGATGACAGTGCAGATTTGTACGATATCGCTTTCGTGCTGTTTGCTCTGGCATGGTATGGCCGTGTGGACAGCACAGGCCAGGCGGTAGAACTGGCGCGGCAAACGCTTGCGTGGCTGGGGCAGGCAATGGCCCTGCCCAATGGCGGCTTTATGAACACGCGGCCCGCCAATAATGCGTGGCGGCAGCAAAACCCCCATATGCACCTGCTGGAAGCTGTGCTTGCCCTGCATGAAACAACGGGCGATGCCGCAGATCTGGCGCAGGTTCACGCATTATATGCGCTGTTCAGCCAACACTTTATGGATGAACGTACTGGCACACTGGGCGAATATTTTGGGTCAGACTGGCAACCCGCCGCAGGGCCAGAAGGCCAGTGGTGTGAGCCGGGGCATCATTTTGAATGGGTGTGGCTGTTGCAGGCTTATGCGCGCCAAAGCGGGGTGGATACCACAGCACAAGCCGCGCGCCTTTACCGTTTTGCACATGAGTATGGTGTAGATGCCCAAACCGCATTGGTGCGTGATGCCGTTGCACGGAATGGGCAATTACTTAAGCCAACATTCCGCCTATGGGTGCAGGGTGAGGCTTTGCGTGGCGCATTGTGCCATGATCCGCAGGATAAAGCCGGTTGGGCCATGCGTATGGCCAGTAATCTGCTGGATCGGTATTTTACAGGTTGCCCCACCGGCACATGGGTGGACCAACTGGATGCACAGGGCGCGCCTGCTGCTTCACAAATACCAACTAGCTCGCTTTATCATATCGTAACGGCGTATGATGCGCTGGATCAGGCTGCGCGGGCTTGCGTGCCATCTGCATAA
- the rlmB gene encoding 23S rRNA (guanosine(2251)-2'-O)-methyltransferase RlmB, with translation MRQPRHGRPARRPRVSSAGGREGAPSAPAGTCWLFGTHAVAAALNNPRRVYERLLVTEENHPALEEASRSGRGVRVAPELVQRQRLDDLLGPDAVHQGVALLARVLPPMPLDEALERPGPVLVLDQVTDPRNIGAILRSAAAFGAACLVVQDRNAPEETAVLAKAASGALETVPMVREVNLSRAIEQLQKSGCWTVGLDAGGTTLDGASFDGRRVALVLGAEGKGLRRLTRESCDEIAGLYMPGEMESLNVSVAAAVGLYELVRRGMPSAYQKAAAKKPT, from the coding sequence ATGCGTCAACCTCGTCATGGCCGTCCTGCGCGGCGCCCTCGTGTTTCTTCTGCTGGTGGGCGGGAAGGCGCGCCTTCGGCTCCGGCGGGCACATGCTGGCTGTTTGGCACACATGCAGTGGCGGCAGCACTTAACAATCCGCGCCGTGTGTATGAACGCCTGCTGGTAACCGAAGAAAATCATCCCGCGCTGGAAGAGGCCTCACGCTCAGGCCGGGGTGTGCGCGTGGCGCCGGAACTGGTGCAACGCCAGCGGCTGGATGATTTGCTGGGGCCGGATGCGGTGCATCAAGGTGTAGCCCTTCTGGCGCGTGTTCTACCCCCTATGCCGCTGGATGAAGCGCTGGAACGTCCCGGCCCGGTGCTGGTGCTGGATCAGGTGACAGACCCACGGAACATTGGGGCTATTCTGCGTTCAGCCGCGGCGTTTGGTGCAGCCTGCCTTGTGGTGCAGGACCGCAACGCGCCAGAAGAAACAGCCGTACTGGCCAAGGCGGCATCTGGCGCGCTGGAAACCGTGCCGATGGTGCGTGAGGTCAACCTCTCCCGCGCTATTGAGCAGTTGCAGAAAAGCGGGTGCTGGACAGTGGGGCTGGATGCAGGCGGCACCACGCTGGATGGCGCCAGTTTTGATGGCCGCCGCGTAGCCCTTGTGCTGGGGGCAGAAGGCAAGGGCCTGCGCCGCTTAACGCGTGAAAGCTGTGATGAAATTGCCGGGCTTTATATGCCCGGAGAAATGGAAAGCCTGAACGTATCCGTAGCCGCCGCTGTGGGGCTTTACGAACTGGTGCGCCGGGGCATGCCCAGCGCATACCAGAAAGCCGCAGCAAAAAAGCCCACGTAA
- the hldE gene encoding bifunctional D-glycero-beta-D-manno-heptose-7-phosphate kinase/D-glycero-beta-D-manno-heptose 1-phosphate adenylyltransferase HldE, with protein MDFSAITVLCLGDVMLDRFLYGSMDRISPEAPVPVLLLDSRREMPGGAGNVASNVISLGGRAVLVGLSGQDEAGASLRTTLAEKNRLVDATVQSAARPTICKTRFIAAHQQVVRVDEESHAPIAEPEQEALCRQIDAHIGACQAVVVSDYGKGVCTPAVLAHLFRVARQAGVPVFVDPKSTDYARYKGATCITPNAKELAAASGMPVDTAAHVEAAASKVMAQADAQAILATRSEKGMMLVRRGGEVLAVPARAREVFDVSGAGDTVIATMALAVGAGMSFEQGMRVANAAAGVVVGKLGTATADIQEVLHELEEQSGPDEVPHLLPLGAACAQVARWQARGLRVGFTNGCFDIIHPGHISLLAEARSACDRLVVALNTDASVRRLKGDTRPVNSLESRAAVMAAIRYVDAVVAFDEDTPLELIRALMPDVLVKGADYRPEQVVGADIVQAAGGRLVLANLQQGHSTTSTIGRIRNT; from the coding sequence ATGGATTTTTCTGCCATTACCGTGCTGTGCCTGGGCGATGTGATGCTGGACCGGTTTTTATACGGCAGCATGGATCGCATCTCGCCTGAAGCACCCGTGCCTGTGTTGTTGCTCGATTCCCGGCGTGAAATGCCCGGAGGGGCCGGTAATGTGGCCAGCAACGTTATCTCGCTCGGGGGGCGTGCCGTTCTGGTGGGGCTGAGTGGTCAGGATGAGGCCGGGGCCAGCCTGCGCACCACATTGGCAGAAAAAAACCGGCTGGTAGATGCTACGGTGCAGAGCGCTGCCCGGCCTACAATTTGCAAAACACGCTTTATTGCCGCGCATCAGCAGGTGGTGCGGGTGGATGAAGAAAGCCACGCCCCTATTGCAGAGCCTGAGCAGGAAGCCCTGTGCCGCCAGATTGATGCGCATATTGGGGCCTGTCAGGCTGTGGTGGTGTCTGATTACGGTAAAGGCGTGTGCACTCCGGCTGTGCTGGCGCATTTGTTCCGCGTGGCGCGGCAAGCTGGCGTGCCTGTTTTTGTAGACCCCAAATCTACCGATTACGCGCGCTACAAAGGGGCTACCTGCATTACCCCCAACGCCAAGGAACTGGCAGCCGCTTCCGGCATGCCGGTGGATACCGCAGCCCATGTGGAAGCCGCCGCCAGCAAGGTGATGGCTCAGGCCGATGCACAGGCCATTCTGGCCACCCGGTCGGAAAAAGGCATGATGCTGGTGCGGCGTGGGGGCGAGGTGCTGGCTGTGCCTGCCCGTGCGCGGGAAGTGTTTGATGTTTCCGGCGCGGGAGATACCGTTATTGCCACCATGGCGCTGGCTGTTGGGGCGGGGATGTCGTTCGAACAGGGCATGCGTGTGGCCAATGCGGCGGCAGGCGTGGTGGTGGGCAAGCTGGGCACGGCCACGGCGGATATTCAGGAAGTTCTGCACGAGCTGGAAGAACAATCTGGCCCGGATGAAGTGCCGCACTTGCTGCCTTTGGGGGCCGCTTGTGCGCAGGTGGCCCGCTGGCAGGCTCGTGGCTTGCGTGTGGGCTTTACCAACGGGTGCTTTGATATCATCCACCCCGGCCATATCAGCTTGCTGGCAGAAGCCCGGAGCGCGTGTGACAGGCTGGTGGTGGCGCTGAACACAGATGCCAGCGTGCGCCGCCTGAAAGGTGACACACGGCCTGTGAACTCACTGGAATCCCGCGCCGCCGTTATGGCCGCCATCCGCTATGTGGATGCTGTGGTGGCGTTTGATGAAGATACGCCGCTGGAGCTTATCCGTGCCCTGATGCCAGATGTGCTGGTAAAAGGGGCAGATTACCGGCCCGAACAGGTTGTGGGGGCGGATATTGTGCAGGCCGCAGGGGGCCGGCTGGTGCTGGCCAATTTGCAGCAGGGGCATTCCACCACATCCACAATCGGGCGGATTCGCAATACATGA
- a CDS encoding replicative DNA helicase yields MTTTDTPNQKDESLLALTLRQPPANVEAEQALLGALLTNNRAYDRVSDFLAGEHFANRVNGQIYDAIARRIENGQLADPVTMRAELEHSGILASVGGMAYMAKLLSSMVGIINAGDYGRTIHDAWIRRQLIDIGENVVNNAFGTTIGLSGQDQIEAGEEALFKLATEKGNEGDFVSFNKALSGAISVAAQAFQNEGHVTGLTSGLRDLDKKTGGLHPSDLLILAGRPAMGKTALATKMAFSAARAIMDEAEETGEKPKGAVAIFSLEMSAEQLATRILSEQAEVSGERIRRGDIGQKEFDRFVRVSHELARLPLVIDDTPAISLSAMRTRCRRLKRTQGLCLVVVDYLQLMRPSVGTRPESRVLEISMITQGLKAIAKELEVPVIALSQLSRQVESREDKRPMLSDLRESGSIEQDADAVMFVYRDEYYLQQRMPKETAFESMEKYSVAMDEWQRKMSLVHNKAELILEKQRHGPTGTINLFFEGEYTRFADLDTIHQEH; encoded by the coding sequence ATGACAACAACAGATACCCCCAACCAGAAGGACGAAAGCCTTCTGGCCCTTACCCTTCGGCAGCCCCCGGCCAATGTGGAGGCCGAGCAGGCGCTGCTTGGCGCGTTGCTGACCAACAACCGCGCCTATGACCGTGTTTCGGACTTTCTGGCTGGTGAGCATTTTGCCAACCGCGTGAATGGCCAGATTTATGATGCCATTGCCCGGCGTATTGAAAACGGGCAACTGGCAGACCCCGTAACCATGCGGGCCGAACTGGAGCATTCCGGCATTTTGGCCAGCGTTGGCGGTATGGCCTATATGGCCAAGCTGCTGTCCTCCATGGTCGGGATTATCAACGCCGGGGATTACGGCCGCACCATTCATGATGCGTGGATCCGCCGCCAGCTGATTGATATTGGTGAAAACGTGGTGAACAACGCGTTTGGCACCACCATTGGTCTTTCCGGGCAGGACCAGATTGAGGCGGGGGAAGAAGCCCTGTTCAAACTGGCCACGGAAAAAGGCAATGAAGGGGATTTTGTTTCCTTCAACAAGGCGCTAAGCGGCGCTATTTCTGTTGCAGCCCAAGCTTTTCAGAACGAAGGGCACGTTACGGGCCTGACATCTGGCCTGCGTGATCTGGATAAAAAAACAGGTGGGCTGCACCCGTCTGACTTGCTGATTCTAGCGGGACGCCCTGCCATGGGTAAAACGGCGCTGGCTACCAAAATGGCCTTTTCCGCTGCCCGCGCCATTATGGATGAGGCTGAGGAAACGGGAGAAAAGCCCAAAGGGGCAGTGGCTATTTTCTCGCTCGAAATGTCGGCAGAACAGTTGGCCACTCGTATTCTGTCTGAACAGGCCGAGGTTTCGGGTGAGCGCATCCGCCGTGGTGATATCGGGCAGAAGGAGTTTGACCGCTTTGTGCGTGTCAGCCACGAACTGGCCCGCCTGCCATTGGTGATTGATGATACGCCAGCTATCTCTCTTTCCGCCATGCGCACACGCTGCCGCCGGTTAAAGCGTACGCAGGGCCTGTGCCTTGTGGTGGTGGATTACCTCCAGCTTATGCGGCCATCTGTTGGCACGCGCCCAGAAAGCCGCGTGTTGGAAATTTCCATGATCACGCAGGGCCTCAAGGCCATTGCCAAGGAACTGGAAGTGCCGGTTATTGCACTTTCCCAGCTTTCCCGTCAGGTCGAAAGCCGTGAAGACAAGCGGCCCATGCTGTCGGATTTGCGTGAATCCGGCTCTATTGAGCAGGACGCCGATGCGGTGATGTTTGTGTACCGTGATGAATACTACCTGCAACAGCGTATGCCCAAGGAAACAGCTTTTGAATCCATGGAGAAATACTCTGTGGCAATGGATGAATGGCAGCGCAAGATGAGCCTGGTGCATAACAAGGCCGAGCTTATTCTGGAAAAGCAGCGTCATGGCCCCACGGGCACTATCAATCTGTTTTTCGAAGGCGAATACACACGCTTTGCAGATTTGGATACCATTCATCAGGAACACTAA